One genomic region from Balaenoptera acutorostrata chromosome 1, mBalAcu1.1, whole genome shotgun sequence encodes:
- the LOC130708572 gene encoding cyclin-Y-like protein 1 isoform X1 — MGNSLSCCLCPNASPKVGRRRGSAEPDCEAEVYKAAAGNAVAVAPAAATVEPAELDFAGGEGHHLQQISDREMPEDLALEPNPSDHPRPSTVCLSKSQTEVREKTKSNPLNHVSPGQLTKKYSSCSTIFLDDSTVSQPNLRTTVKCLTLAIYYHIKNRDADRSLDIFDERLHPLTREKVPEEYFEHDPEHKVIYRFVYTLCSATHLTAETAVITLVYLERLLTYAEIDICPTNWKRIVLGTILLVSELWDDQAVWDVVYCQILKDITAEDMNEMERHILELLHLDIIVPFSVYVKHYFDLRSLADDNNLNVLFTPLSKERAQSLKAISRLCDDEYKDVCRAAMRRSFSADNFIGIRRSNAILS; from the exons ATGGGGAACTCGCTGTCTTGTTGCCTGTGCCCCAATGCCAGCCCCAAGGTGGGCCGGCGCAGGGGGTCAGCGGAGCCGGACTGTGAGGCTGAGGTCTACAAGGCGGCGGCCGGGAACGCGGTGGCAGTAGCTCCGGCGGCAGCTACCGTGGAACCCGCCGAGTTGGATTTCGCAGGTGGCGAAGGCCACCACCTGCAGCAGATCAGCGACCGGGAGATGCCCGAAG ACTTAGCTTTGGAACCAAACCCTTCTGACCACCCAAGGCCAAGCACAGTTTGTCTGAGCAAATCTCAAACAGAGG tgcgGGAAAAGACGAAGAGCAACCCTTTAAACCAT gtATCTCCAGGGCAGCTTACTAAAAAGTATAGCTCATGCTCAACAATATTTCTAGATGACAGCACAGTCAGCCAGCCTAATCTTAGAACCACAGTAAAATG tttgaccttagcaatatattaccacataaagaacag agatGCAGATAGATCCTTGGATATTTTTGATGAGAGATTACATCCACTCACA cgaGAAAAGGTTCCAGAGGAATACTTCGAGCATGATCCTGAACACAAAGTCATTTACAGATTTGTTTATACTCTTTGTAGTGCCACACATCTAACTGCTGAAACTGCAGTAATAACTttg GTTTACTTAGAAAGGCTTTTAACTTATGCTGAGATCGACATTTGccccactaactggaaaagaattgTTTTGGGAACCATTCTTCTTGTCTCCGAGCTTTGGGACGATCAGGCTGTATGGGATGTGGTCTACTGCCAGATCCTCAAGGACATTACAGCTGAGGACAT gaatgaGATGGAAAGGCACATCCTGGAGCTACTTCATTTGGACATTATTgttcctttcagtgtgtatgtcaAACACTACTTTGACCTTCGCTCCTTAGCAGATGACAACAACCTGAATGTTCTATTCACTCCTCTTAgcaaagaaagagcacagagctTAAAG GCCATTTCCAGATTGTGTGACGACGAATACAAAGACGTGTGTAGAGCTGCTATGAGAAGGTCTTTCAGCGCTGATAATTTCATTGGTATTCGGCGCTCCAATGCCATCCTCTCTTAA
- the LOC130709087 gene encoding 10 kDa heat shock protein, mitochondrial-like, with product MAGQAFRKFLPLFDRVLVERSAPEVVTKGGIMLPEKSQGKVLQAMVVAVGSGSKGKGGEIQPVSVKVGDKVLLPEYGGTKVVLDDKDSFLFRDGDILGKYIDENKSLLKWHHVKRLDKGVVTDMAEQRKHNLGTYRE from the exons ATGGCAGGACAggcatttagaaagtttcttcccctctttgaccGAGTATTAGTTGAAAGAAGTGCACCCGAAGTTGTAACCAAAGGAGGCATTATGCTTCCAGAAAAATCGCAAGGAAAAGTATTGCAAGCAATGGTAGTAGCTGTTGGATCAGGCTCTAAAGGAAAGGGTGGAGAGATTCAACCAGTTAGTGTGAAAGTTGGAGATAAAGTTCTTCTCCCAGAATATGGAGGCACCAAAGTAGTTCTAGATGACAAGGATTCTTTCTTATTTAGAGATGGTGACATTCTTGGAAAATATATCGACGAAAATAAGTCACTATTgaaatggcatcac gtGAAAAGACTAGATAAAGGAGTGGTAACTGACATGGCAGAACAGAGGAAGCACAACCTTGGTACCTACAGAGAGTGA
- the LOC130708572 gene encoding cyclin-Y-like protein 1 isoform X3 produces MGNSLSCCLCPNASPKVGRRRGSAEPDCEAEVYKAAAGNAVAVAPAAATVEPAELDFAGGEGHHLQQISDREMPEDLALEPNPSDHPRPSTVCLSKSQTEVREKTKSNPLNHVPIIRMLEVLDLPDRDADRSLDIFDERLHPLTREKVPEEYFEHDPEHKVIYRFVYTLCSATHLTAETAVITLVYLERLLTYAEIDICPTNWKRIVLGTILLVSELWDDQAVWDVVYCQILKDITAEDMNEMERHILELLHLDIIVPFSVYVKHYFDLRSLADDNNLNVLFTPLSKERAQSLKAISRLCDDEYKDVCRAAMRRSFSADNFIGIRRSNAILS; encoded by the exons ATGGGGAACTCGCTGTCTTGTTGCCTGTGCCCCAATGCCAGCCCCAAGGTGGGCCGGCGCAGGGGGTCAGCGGAGCCGGACTGTGAGGCTGAGGTCTACAAGGCGGCGGCCGGGAACGCGGTGGCAGTAGCTCCGGCGGCAGCTACCGTGGAACCCGCCGAGTTGGATTTCGCAGGTGGCGAAGGCCACCACCTGCAGCAGATCAGCGACCGGGAGATGCCCGAAG ACTTAGCTTTGGAACCAAACCCTTCTGACCACCCAAGGCCAAGCACAGTTTGTCTGAGCAAATCTCAAACAGAGG tgcgGGAAAAGACGAAGAGCAACCCTTTAAACCAT gttcctATTATTCGGATGTTGGAAGTCTTAGACTTACCAGATCG agatGCAGATAGATCCTTGGATATTTTTGATGAGAGATTACATCCACTCACA cgaGAAAAGGTTCCAGAGGAATACTTCGAGCATGATCCTGAACACAAAGTCATTTACAGATTTGTTTATACTCTTTGTAGTGCCACACATCTAACTGCTGAAACTGCAGTAATAACTttg GTTTACTTAGAAAGGCTTTTAACTTATGCTGAGATCGACATTTGccccactaactggaaaagaattgTTTTGGGAACCATTCTTCTTGTCTCCGAGCTTTGGGACGATCAGGCTGTATGGGATGTGGTCTACTGCCAGATCCTCAAGGACATTACAGCTGAGGACAT gaatgaGATGGAAAGGCACATCCTGGAGCTACTTCATTTGGACATTATTgttcctttcagtgtgtatgtcaAACACTACTTTGACCTTCGCTCCTTAGCAGATGACAACAACCTGAATGTTCTATTCACTCCTCTTAgcaaagaaagagcacagagctTAAAG GCCATTTCCAGATTGTGTGACGACGAATACAAAGACGTGTGTAGAGCTGCTATGAGAAGGTCTTTCAGCGCTGATAATTTCATTGGTATTCGGCGCTCCAATGCCATCCTCTCTTAA
- the LOC130708572 gene encoding cyclin-Y-like protein 1 isoform X2, giving the protein MGNSLSCCLCPNASPKVGRRRGSAEPDCEAEVYKAAAGNAVAVAPAAATVEPAELDFAGGEGHHLQQISDREMPEDLALEPNPSDHPRPSTVCLSKSQTEVREKTKSNPLNHVPIIRMLEVLDLPDRLTLAIYYHIKNRDADRSLDIFDERLHPLTREKVPEEYFEHDPEHKVIYRFVYTLCSATHLTAETAVITLVYLERLLTYAEIDICPTNWKRIVLGTILLVSELWDDQAVWDVVYCQILKDITAEDMNEMERHILELLHLDIIVPFSVYVKHYFDLRSLADDNNLNVLFTPLSKERAQSLKAISRLCDDEYKDVCRAAMRRSFSADNFIGIRRSNAILS; this is encoded by the exons ATGGGGAACTCGCTGTCTTGTTGCCTGTGCCCCAATGCCAGCCCCAAGGTGGGCCGGCGCAGGGGGTCAGCGGAGCCGGACTGTGAGGCTGAGGTCTACAAGGCGGCGGCCGGGAACGCGGTGGCAGTAGCTCCGGCGGCAGCTACCGTGGAACCCGCCGAGTTGGATTTCGCAGGTGGCGAAGGCCACCACCTGCAGCAGATCAGCGACCGGGAGATGCCCGAAG ACTTAGCTTTGGAACCAAACCCTTCTGACCACCCAAGGCCAAGCACAGTTTGTCTGAGCAAATCTCAAACAGAGG tgcgGGAAAAGACGAAGAGCAACCCTTTAAACCAT gttcctATTATTCGGATGTTGGAAGTCTTAGACTTACCAGATCG tttgaccttagcaatatattaccacataaagaacag agatGCAGATAGATCCTTGGATATTTTTGATGAGAGATTACATCCACTCACA cgaGAAAAGGTTCCAGAGGAATACTTCGAGCATGATCCTGAACACAAAGTCATTTACAGATTTGTTTATACTCTTTGTAGTGCCACACATCTAACTGCTGAAACTGCAGTAATAACTttg GTTTACTTAGAAAGGCTTTTAACTTATGCTGAGATCGACATTTGccccactaactggaaaagaattgTTTTGGGAACCATTCTTCTTGTCTCCGAGCTTTGGGACGATCAGGCTGTATGGGATGTGGTCTACTGCCAGATCCTCAAGGACATTACAGCTGAGGACAT gaatgaGATGGAAAGGCACATCCTGGAGCTACTTCATTTGGACATTATTgttcctttcagtgtgtatgtcaAACACTACTTTGACCTTCGCTCCTTAGCAGATGACAACAACCTGAATGTTCTATTCACTCCTCTTAgcaaagaaagagcacagagctTAAAG GCCATTTCCAGATTGTGTGACGACGAATACAAAGACGTGTGTAGAGCTGCTATGAGAAGGTCTTTCAGCGCTGATAATTTCATTGGTATTCGGCGCTCCAATGCCATCCTCTCTTAA